The nucleotide window TCGCTCGCGATGGGCTACGTCGAACCGGCGGCCGCCGCGGTGGGCACCAAACTCGAAGTGGACCTGCGCGGCGCCAAATTGCCCGCGACCGTCGTTCAGCTGCCGTTCTACAAACGGAAGAAGTGAGGGCGCGCCGCGCCCGCGTCATTCAAGGAGCTAGCTCATCATGGCGAACCCGTCGAACCTGAAGTACGCGACCACGCACGAGTGGGCCAAACTGGACGGCGACACGGTGGTTGTGGGCATCACCGCGTTCGCGGTTGAGCAACTGACCGAGCCGACCTACCTGGAGCTGCCCGCGGTGGGCACGGCGCTGGCCCCGGGCGGGAAGTTCGGCGTGATCGAGTCGTACAAGTCCACCTCGGACCTGTACTCGCCGGTCGCGGGGACGGTGGTGGAGCGGAACGACCCGCTGACGGGCG belongs to Gemmata obscuriglobus and includes:
- the gcvH gene encoding glycine cleavage system protein GcvH, translating into MANPSNLKYATTHEWAKLDGDTVVVGITAFAVEQLTEPTYLELPAVGTALAPGGKFGVIESYKSTSDLYSPVAGTVVERNDPLTGDPKPVYDDAFGAGWMLKIKLSPGATLDHLLSAEQYDQQLATEGH